In one window of Pieris brassicae chromosome 10, ilPieBrab1.1, whole genome shotgun sequence DNA:
- the LOC123715709 gene encoding transcription factor SPT20 homolog isoform X2, with protein sequence MDGLIHAALEAEVILNRAKHVNSNITHFDSGVSDHKMTWTHEKMHLAETVDDTRMKFQRSGASSTTKSSEKFDLLKKLHELYNDLSRDELSQASYQGLKTTSYLLEKLLATYNLNTLIINLYPGNKGYSLSLKVNGNTQLLTPPPDGSTSANQDETLIETPRWPYEEEELLSYIDNEELPVVLLDLLESEHSCLFYSGCIIAQVRDYRQAYPSFMCDTHHVLLRPTNQSIITDAMCIGSRCGWVGEERSAIEAVEAALVHASAPPLCLEPRPAVGLLAAKLHAAPRLFNTPRVRRQARRFSQVAVNRKRKLDQFTHYHGLELLELIHRQRAKNSRQSVPHTRLTSKFPKKPPEVFKPIEPPKMEPLPLALPSEPSGPLRVARAYERPRPTPDCQPQLVEEYILETEKTSPHAGAGFFHIKLSILQRPSDQEFLGELYVDRDHVEGEKNGAACRFTLGSRLQANKYIQQFTEIFTEEGRKSVRIKHIVPGQLPRVSFTGGMREIQQGQQQLLLQQRSAAASNATVQTHATTVPVVTSAISTPAVHPNTRQLPILQAQLQQVAAVGNVGNVATVGTVVGTVGNVGNVGAVGTVVGTVGSVGTVVGTVGNVATVVGTVGNVTTVPAVASVPPVAGVAVETALKQQPSPTPRLSPQVHDIHSTQASTNQLLAQQLTNPPQPLNPQKMQSAIIHIQHPLMSTTGTSQVQTIQYTTATTAQQKAAVTKPRSTNPAINALVTSLMNSAQQFQQAANQNAAKSVASTASSNATILNLLNSAPAAMTHVTSSADNSLEHKLLTRTVSIAGGRLIATTTTAHTLPTYSHQVMSGYTRDSDSTNVSSSESALLERLMGDDSQTHTPQQPQQTAQPVCHLQGVSLASLQTLQSLPGLAGLQGVQNVQVQIPGLSAPISLSLNVSGASSGLLVSVPPTTSVVLANQPSVLSLPIAQLMASGVKAGVRGGTVQVVRGARPARLARPVTRPTLQPAGTAQFITQPQSQTLNVHQVRRKSNPDSS encoded by the exons ATGGATGGTTTAATTCACGCGGCATTGGAAGCAGAG gtAATACTTAATCGTGCCAAACATGTGAATTCAAACATAACGCATTTTGACAGTGGTGTCTCAGACCATAAAATGACTTGGACCCatgaaaaaatgcatttagcAGAAACTGTTGATGATACCAGAATGAAATTTCAACGAAGTGGAGCTAGTTCAACTACTAAATCGAGCGAAaagtttgatttattaaagaagttaCATGAACTTTACAATGATTTAAGTAGGGATGAATTATCTCAAGCGAGCTAT CAAGGACTCAAAACAACTTCATATTTGCTGGAAAAGCTCTTAGCTACATATAATCTAAACACATTAATTATCAACTTGTATCCTGGAAATAAAGGCTACTCACTTTCTCTTAAAGTTAACGGAAATACACAGCTATTAACACCACCACCAGATGGAAGT ACATCTGCAAATCAAGATGAAACTTTGATAGAAACTCCTAGATGGCCATATGAAGAGGAAGAACTTCTAAGTTACATAGACAATGAAGAACTTCCAGTGGTGCTATTAGATCTACTGGAATCTGAACattcatgtttattttattctggCTGCATTATTGCTCAAGTCAGAGATTATAGACAAGCATATCCTAGTTTCATGTGTGATACACATCATGTTCTTTTGAGACCTACAAATCAG agcATAATAACGGACGCAATGTGCATTGGAAGTAGATGTGGATGGGTCGGTGAAGAGCGTAGTGCAATAGAGGCAGTGGAGGCCGCTTTGGTTCACGCTTCGGCGCCACCACTATGCCTAGAGCCAAGGCCGGCTGTTGGGTTACTAGCTGCTAAGTTACATGCTGCTCCAAGATTATTCAATACGCCAAGAGTAAGGCGGCAAGCGAGGCGGTTTTCTCag GTCGCTGTAAATAGGAAGAGGAAATTGGACCAGTTCACACACTATCATGGTTTGGAACTTCTGGAACTCATACATAGACAAAGGGCGAAGAATAGTAGACAGTCTGTTCCCCATACAAGGCTCACTTCTAAATTTCCTAAGAAGCCACCCGAG GTGTTCAAACCAATTGAGCCGCCGAAAATGGAGCCATTACCTCTCGCCCTACCATCAGAGCCAAGCGGCCCCCTTCGCGTTGCGAGAGCATACGAACGACCACGCCCGACACCTGACTGCCAACCACAATTAGTTGAAGAATATATATTGGAAACTGAAAAGACGTCACCGCATGCTGGAGCTGGATTCTTCCATATAAAACTCAGTATACTGCAGAGGCCATCAGACCAGGAGTTCCTTGGGGAGCTCTATGTTGATAGAGATCATGTGGAGGGCGAGAAGAATGGTGCGGCGTGTCGGTTTACGCTAG GTTCACGTCTCCAAGCAAACAAGTACATACAACAGTTCACGGAGATATTTACCGAAGAAGGGCGTAAATCTGTCAGAATAAAACACATTGTACCTGGACAGCTGCCTAGGGTGTCATTCACGGGTGGCATGAGGGAAatt CAGCAAGGACAGCAACAGTTGCTGCTCCAGCAGCGGTCTGCGGCAGCGAGTAACGCCACGGTACAAACACATGCCACTACGGTACCTGTTGT gacATCGGCTATATCAACGCCAGCCGTTCATCCGAATACCAGACAACTACCGATATTG CAGGCGCAACTTCAGCAAGTTGCTGCAGTTGGCAATGTTGGAAACGTCGCCACTGTTGGAACAGTTGTCGGGACTGTGGGCAACGTTGGCAACGTCGGCGCAGTCGGCACTGTTGTTGGAACTGTGGGAAGTGTTGGCACCGTCGTTGGCACTGTTGGTAATGTTGCCACTGTGGTTGGCACCGTGGGTAACGTGACTACTGTGCCGGCGGTGGCCAGTGTACCTCCAGTGGCTGGGGTGGCAGTTGAAACGGCGCTCAAGCAACAGCCATCACCAACGCCAAGATTGTCACCGCAA GTCCATGACATACATTCAACACAGGCATCGACTAACCAGTTGCTGGCTCAGCAATTAACGAATCCGCCTCAACCGCTCAACCCGCAGAAGATGCAGTCCGCCATTATTCACATACAGCATCCGTTGATGTCTACAACTGGAACATCacaa GTGCAAACAATACAGTACACAACTGCGACGACGGCTCAACAAAAAGCAGCTGTCACAAAGCCGAGGTCAACGAATCCAGCCATCAATGCTCTAGTCACGAGTCTCATGAACTCCGCGCAGCAGTTCCAACAAG CTGCAAACCAAAACGCTGCGAAATCGGTGGCAAGCACAGCAAGTAGTAACGCGACGATACTGAATCTGCTGAACAGCGCTCCGGCGGCCATGACACATGTGACGTCATCGGCCGATAACTCCCTCGAGCACAAGCTGTTGACACGAACAGTGTCCATTGCGGGTGGCAGGCTCATAGCCACAACTACGACTGCGCATACGCTGCCTACGTACTCGCATCAG GTAATGAGCGGCTATACACGCGACAGTGATTCGACGAACGTGTCGAGTAGCGAGAGCGCGTTATTGGAGAGGCTGATGGGGGACGACTCGCAGACTCACACGCCTCAACAGCCCCAGCAGACTGCGCAACCCGTTTGTCATTTGCAG ggCGTAAGTCTCGCGTCTCTCCAGACTTTACAAAGTCTACCAGGTCTGGCAGGGCTCCAGGGCGTGCAGAACGTTCAAGTCCAGATCCCAGGTCTGTCAGCGCCCATCTCCCTCTCACTGAACGTGTCCGGTGCCTCCAGTGGTTTACTGGTTTCGGTACCACCTACGACGTCAGTGGTACTGGCTAATCAACCCTCGGTGTTAAGTTTGCCTATAG CTCAGCTCATGGCGTCAGGCGTAAAGGCAGGCGTAAGAGGCGGGACGGTTCAAGTGGTACGAGGGGCGCGCCCAGCCCGGCTTGCGCGACCCGTCACGAGGCCCACCTTACAGCCCGCGG GAACGGCCCAATTCATCACGCAACCACAGTCGCAGACGCTGAACGTACACCAAGTGCGGCGGAAGTCGAATCCTGACAGCTCATAG
- the LOC123715709 gene encoding transcription factor SPT20 homolog isoform X1 — translation MDGLIHAALEAEVILNRAKHVNSNITHFDSGVSDHKMTWTHEKMHLAETVDDTRMKFQRSGASSTTKSSEKFDLLKKLHELYNDLSRDELSQASYQGLKTTSYLLEKLLATYNLNTLIINLYPGNKGYSLSLKVNGNTQLLTPPPDGSTSANQDETLIETPRWPYEEEELLSYIDNEELPVVLLDLLESEHSCLFYSGCIIAQVRDYRQAYPSFMCDTHHVLLRPTNQSIITDAMCIGSRCGWVGEERSAIEAVEAALVHASAPPLCLEPRPAVGLLAAKLHAAPRLFNTPRVRRQARRFSQVAVNRKRKLDQFTHYHGLELLELIHRQRAKNSRQSVPHTRLTSKFPKKPPEVFKPIEPPKMEPLPLALPSEPSGPLRVARAYERPRPTPDCQPQLVEEYILETEKTSPHAGAGFFHIKLSILQRPSDQEFLGELYVDRDHVEGEKNGAACRFTLGSRLQANKYIQQFTEIFTEEGRKSVRIKHIVPGQLPRVSFTGGMREIQQGQQQLLLQQRSAAASNATVQTHATTVPVVTSAISTPAVHPNTRQLPILQAQLQQVAAVGNVGNVATVGTVVGTVGNVGNVGAVGTVVGTVGSVGTVVGTVGNVATVVGTVGNVTTVPAVASVPPVAGVAVETALKQQPSPTPRLSPQVHDIHSTQASTNQLLAQQLTNPPQPLNPQKMQSAIIHIQHPLMSTTGTSQVQTIQYTTATTAQQKAAVTKPRSTNPAINALVTSLMNSAQQFQQAANQNAAKSVASTASSNATILNLLNSAPAAMTHVTSSADNSLEHKLLTRTVSIAGGRLIATTTTAHTLPTYSHQVRVMSGYTRDSDSTNVSSSESALLERLMGDDSQTHTPQQPQQTAQPVCHLQGVSLASLQTLQSLPGLAGLQGVQNVQVQIPGLSAPISLSLNVSGASSGLLVSVPPTTSVVLANQPSVLSLPIAQLMASGVKAGVRGGTVQVVRGARPARLARPVTRPTLQPAGTAQFITQPQSQTLNVHQVRRKSNPDSS, via the exons ATGGATGGTTTAATTCACGCGGCATTGGAAGCAGAG gtAATACTTAATCGTGCCAAACATGTGAATTCAAACATAACGCATTTTGACAGTGGTGTCTCAGACCATAAAATGACTTGGACCCatgaaaaaatgcatttagcAGAAACTGTTGATGATACCAGAATGAAATTTCAACGAAGTGGAGCTAGTTCAACTACTAAATCGAGCGAAaagtttgatttattaaagaagttaCATGAACTTTACAATGATTTAAGTAGGGATGAATTATCTCAAGCGAGCTAT CAAGGACTCAAAACAACTTCATATTTGCTGGAAAAGCTCTTAGCTACATATAATCTAAACACATTAATTATCAACTTGTATCCTGGAAATAAAGGCTACTCACTTTCTCTTAAAGTTAACGGAAATACACAGCTATTAACACCACCACCAGATGGAAGT ACATCTGCAAATCAAGATGAAACTTTGATAGAAACTCCTAGATGGCCATATGAAGAGGAAGAACTTCTAAGTTACATAGACAATGAAGAACTTCCAGTGGTGCTATTAGATCTACTGGAATCTGAACattcatgtttattttattctggCTGCATTATTGCTCAAGTCAGAGATTATAGACAAGCATATCCTAGTTTCATGTGTGATACACATCATGTTCTTTTGAGACCTACAAATCAG agcATAATAACGGACGCAATGTGCATTGGAAGTAGATGTGGATGGGTCGGTGAAGAGCGTAGTGCAATAGAGGCAGTGGAGGCCGCTTTGGTTCACGCTTCGGCGCCACCACTATGCCTAGAGCCAAGGCCGGCTGTTGGGTTACTAGCTGCTAAGTTACATGCTGCTCCAAGATTATTCAATACGCCAAGAGTAAGGCGGCAAGCGAGGCGGTTTTCTCag GTCGCTGTAAATAGGAAGAGGAAATTGGACCAGTTCACACACTATCATGGTTTGGAACTTCTGGAACTCATACATAGACAAAGGGCGAAGAATAGTAGACAGTCTGTTCCCCATACAAGGCTCACTTCTAAATTTCCTAAGAAGCCACCCGAG GTGTTCAAACCAATTGAGCCGCCGAAAATGGAGCCATTACCTCTCGCCCTACCATCAGAGCCAAGCGGCCCCCTTCGCGTTGCGAGAGCATACGAACGACCACGCCCGACACCTGACTGCCAACCACAATTAGTTGAAGAATATATATTGGAAACTGAAAAGACGTCACCGCATGCTGGAGCTGGATTCTTCCATATAAAACTCAGTATACTGCAGAGGCCATCAGACCAGGAGTTCCTTGGGGAGCTCTATGTTGATAGAGATCATGTGGAGGGCGAGAAGAATGGTGCGGCGTGTCGGTTTACGCTAG GTTCACGTCTCCAAGCAAACAAGTACATACAACAGTTCACGGAGATATTTACCGAAGAAGGGCGTAAATCTGTCAGAATAAAACACATTGTACCTGGACAGCTGCCTAGGGTGTCATTCACGGGTGGCATGAGGGAAatt CAGCAAGGACAGCAACAGTTGCTGCTCCAGCAGCGGTCTGCGGCAGCGAGTAACGCCACGGTACAAACACATGCCACTACGGTACCTGTTGT gacATCGGCTATATCAACGCCAGCCGTTCATCCGAATACCAGACAACTACCGATATTG CAGGCGCAACTTCAGCAAGTTGCTGCAGTTGGCAATGTTGGAAACGTCGCCACTGTTGGAACAGTTGTCGGGACTGTGGGCAACGTTGGCAACGTCGGCGCAGTCGGCACTGTTGTTGGAACTGTGGGAAGTGTTGGCACCGTCGTTGGCACTGTTGGTAATGTTGCCACTGTGGTTGGCACCGTGGGTAACGTGACTACTGTGCCGGCGGTGGCCAGTGTACCTCCAGTGGCTGGGGTGGCAGTTGAAACGGCGCTCAAGCAACAGCCATCACCAACGCCAAGATTGTCACCGCAA GTCCATGACATACATTCAACACAGGCATCGACTAACCAGTTGCTGGCTCAGCAATTAACGAATCCGCCTCAACCGCTCAACCCGCAGAAGATGCAGTCCGCCATTATTCACATACAGCATCCGTTGATGTCTACAACTGGAACATCacaa GTGCAAACAATACAGTACACAACTGCGACGACGGCTCAACAAAAAGCAGCTGTCACAAAGCCGAGGTCAACGAATCCAGCCATCAATGCTCTAGTCACGAGTCTCATGAACTCCGCGCAGCAGTTCCAACAAG CTGCAAACCAAAACGCTGCGAAATCGGTGGCAAGCACAGCAAGTAGTAACGCGACGATACTGAATCTGCTGAACAGCGCTCCGGCGGCCATGACACATGTGACGTCATCGGCCGATAACTCCCTCGAGCACAAGCTGTTGACACGAACAGTGTCCATTGCGGGTGGCAGGCTCATAGCCACAACTACGACTGCGCATACGCTGCCTACGTACTCGCATCAGGTGAGG GTAATGAGCGGCTATACACGCGACAGTGATTCGACGAACGTGTCGAGTAGCGAGAGCGCGTTATTGGAGAGGCTGATGGGGGACGACTCGCAGACTCACACGCCTCAACAGCCCCAGCAGACTGCGCAACCCGTTTGTCATTTGCAG ggCGTAAGTCTCGCGTCTCTCCAGACTTTACAAAGTCTACCAGGTCTGGCAGGGCTCCAGGGCGTGCAGAACGTTCAAGTCCAGATCCCAGGTCTGTCAGCGCCCATCTCCCTCTCACTGAACGTGTCCGGTGCCTCCAGTGGTTTACTGGTTTCGGTACCACCTACGACGTCAGTGGTACTGGCTAATCAACCCTCGGTGTTAAGTTTGCCTATAG CTCAGCTCATGGCGTCAGGCGTAAAGGCAGGCGTAAGAGGCGGGACGGTTCAAGTGGTACGAGGGGCGCGCCCAGCCCGGCTTGCGCGACCCGTCACGAGGCCCACCTTACAGCCCGCGG GAACGGCCCAATTCATCACGCAACCACAGTCGCAGACGCTGAACGTACACCAAGTGCGGCGGAAGTCGAATCCTGACAGCTCATAG
- the LOC123715304 gene encoding signal recognition particle 9 kDa protein, producing MTFIPNWEEFEKSAELLYLRDPINTRYTIKYCHLKGAFVVKITDNKKCLQYKTEIQQDVRKIDNFITNLIRHMASNEV from the exons ATGACGTTCATACCGAATTGGGAGGAATTTGAGAAATCTGctgaattgttatatttacgtGATCCAATAAACACAcgttatacaattaaatattgccATTTAAAAGGAGCTTTTGTAGTTAAAATAACTGACaataaaaag TGTCTCCAATATAAAACTGAGATTCAACAAGATGTtagaaaaattgataatttcaTAACTAATCTAATAAGACATATGGCATCTAATgaggtttaa
- the LOC123714907 gene encoding brain tumor protein-like, with translation MEELNGDLYGDGLVSLGDEGSLESTDSGKQDQSCTICDNKLCSPRVLSCLHVFCETCIDKLMVNEAGDTLKFDLAVECPLCKQETKIPVGGAASLPSDYVITNILDVSSMDQSVVCTCCKSKEPAVARCTDCSHFLCSNCNSAHEFMRCFENHRVVPFDALRSSKEKSAVHKPIFCSRHVGESLKLYCCDCEVGACTECLTVDHKVGEHRCERIVDAEPNLRAELRNYIVEANARAVAAGGASARLDDALGDLQRQRDEAESLINEAFHAYKAALERRRETVLEELERLHKERELKVMDLFDRVDKTVQRIDCACKFTTRLLRRGDGTEIVMLKKTVASQFARLLEGAPEFDVDFSLEFVTKTDKFDSITEDTFGAFRTEVTMAEERKRLSESSAIVSVASNAHSPAVSVTNAPVFDDFPLGNVRRVTGVSGVGMVGVPSMGVGSVPVANSGVLPGVVSVNNVTGVGAVPGVTGVPALPSMVEYNLQQLASIAEKDVPPPPHASPAPSFTLAELLAGDLNSPHAYNNLQALAKLGLNTEVNGYGGVGGVNAISSVGPRGVSPGRPLLTAAEEAALVAPPAPLVRATKATPMHIRFKFGQLGGGKGQFNSPHGFCLGNDEDIIVADTNNHRITVFDKAGNHKFNFGVAGKEEGQLWYPRKVAVVRATGKFVVCDRGNERSRMQIFTKNGHFLKKIAVRFIDIVAGLAVTAEGLIVAVDSVTPTVFILSEEGDLMSWFDCSECMREPSDIAISGKEFYVCDFKGHCVVVFDDEGRFLRRIGCENVTNFPNGIDVSDAGDVLIGDSHGNKFHVAVFSRDGVLVTEFECPYVKVSRCCGLKITSEGYIVTLAKNNHHVLVLNTLYIV, from the exons ATGGAGGAGTTGAATGGGGATCTTTATGGGGATGGCCTTGTGAGTCTCGGGGATGAAGGATCATTGGAATCTACCGATAGTGGGAAGCAGGACCAAAGTTGCACGATTTGCGA CAATAAGCTGTGCAGTCCCCGGGTGTTGTCATGCCTACATGTATTCTGTGAAACATGTATAGATAAGCTGATGGTAAACGAAGCAGGtgatactttgaaatttgATTTAGCTGTTGAATGTCCACTATGCAAACAAGAAACCAAG ATTCCTGTGGGGGGAGCAGCATCTTTACCTTCTGATTATGtgattacaaacattttggaTGTGTCTTCAATGGATCAGTCTGTTGTTTGCACCTGTTGCAAGAGCAAAGAACCAGCTGTAGCTCGATGCACTGATTGTTCCCACTTCCTATGCTCAAACTGTAATTCTGCACATGAGTTTATGCGCTGTTTCGAAAACCATAGAGTTGTCCCATTTGACGCGCTTCGGTCGTCTAAGGAAAAATCTGCTGTTCATAAACCGATATTCTGCAGCCGCCATGTTGGTGAGAGCCTAAAACTGTATTGCTGTGACTGCGAAGTAGGTGCTTGCACCGAGTGTCTCACAGTAGATCACAAAGTTGGTGAACATCGTTGCGAGCGCATAGTTGATGCTGAGCCGAATCTCCGAGCCGAATTGCGTAACTACATAGTAGAAGCAAACGCGCGTGCTGTAGCCGCTGGTGGGGCTTCAGCCCGGCTAGACGATGCCCTGGGAGACCTACAACGCCAACGCGATGAAGCCGAGAGCCTTATTAATGAAGCTTTTCATGCCTATAAAGCTGCTCTAGAAAGGCGCCGTGAGACAGTTCTAGAAGAACTCGAACGCTTACACAAAGAGAGAGAACTGAAGGTTATGGATCTATTCGACCGCGTGGACAAGACCGTTCAACGTATTGATTGCGCTTGCAAGTTCACCACACGGCTGTTGAGACGCGGCGACGGCACCGAGATTGTGATGCTTAAGAAGACCGTGGCTTCCCAATTTGCACGCCTGTTAGAAGGGGCTCCGGAATTTGATGTCGATTTCTCTTTGGAGTTCGTGACAAAGACGGATAAATTCGACTCTATAACTGAAGATACTTTTGGAGCTTTCCGGACTGAAGTAACTATGGCGGAGGAAAGGAAACGATTAAGCGAATCCTCTGCGATCGTTTCCGTCGCGTCAAACGCTCACTCCCCAGCAGTGTCGGTGACCAATGCACCGGTGTTCGATGATTTTCCACTTGGGAACGTTCGTCGTGTGACTGGCGTTTCTGGGGTAGGAATGGTGGGAGTTCCCTCAATGGGTGTAGGCTCTGTGCCAGTGGCAAACAGTGGTGTACTGCCTGGGGTCGTGAGCGTTAACAATGTAACTGGAGTAGGCGCAGTACCTGGAGTAACAGGGGTGCCAGCACTGCCGTCTATGGTCGAATACAACTTGCAACAGTTGGCAAGTATTGCCGAAAAGGACGTCCCGCCACCCCCGCACGCTTCCCCCGCTCCATCATTCACATTAGCCGAATTACTGGCTGGTGATTTGAACTCTCCACACGCATACAACAACTTGCAAGCTTTAGCCAAACTTGGGTTGAATACAG AGGTCAACGGCTATGGTGGCGTCGGGGGCGTAAACGCTATTAGCTCTGTCGGCCCTCGGGGCGTGTCCCCTGGTCGTCCGCTTTTAACAGCAGCTGAAGAAGCAGCCTTAGTCGCGCCACCTGCCCCACTCGTTCGGGCAACGAAGGCCACACCCATGcatattagatttaaattcGGACAACTCGGAGGTGGCAAGGGCCAGTTCAACTCCCCCCATGGATTCTGCCTTGGAAATGATGAAGACATCATTGTTGCGGATACCAATAATCACCGGATTACT GTGTTCGACAAAGCCGGCAATCACAAGTTCAATTTCGGTGTAGCGGGTAAAGAAGAGGGCCAATTGTGGTACCCCCGTAAAGTGGCTGTGGTCCGCGCCACAGGAAAGTTTGTTGTCTGTGACCGTGGCAACGAGAGGTCCCGAATGCAGATATTTACTAAGAATGGGCACTTTTTGAAGAAAATTGCT GTTCGGTTCATCGACATAGTAGCTGGCCTGGCAGTGACAGCCGAAGGTCTAATAGTAGCAGTGGATAGTGTGACTCCAACTGTATTTATTCTATCTGAGGAAGGTGACCTCATGAGTTGGTTCGACTGTAGTGAGTGTATGCGGGAGCCTTCCGACATTGCTATAAGCG GCAAAGAATTCTACGTATGCGACTTCAAGGGTCACTGCGTTGTCGTCTTCGACGATGAGGGCAGGTTCCTTCGTCGCATCGGATGCGAGAACGTGACCAATTTCCCCAACGGGATCGATGTCTCGGACGCCGGAGACGTGCTGATTGGCGACTCGCACGGGAATAAGTTTCACGTGGCCGTGTTTTCGCGGGACGGGGTTTTGGTCACCGAGTTTGAGTGCCCCTATGTCAAG GTGTCTCGCTGCTGCGGTCTGAAGATAACATCCGAAGGCTACATCGTTACCCTGGCGAAGAATAATCACCACGTTCTAGTCCTCAACACCCTATATATTGTTTGA